Proteins from a genomic interval of Schistocerca piceifrons isolate TAMUIC-IGC-003096 chromosome 3, iqSchPice1.1, whole genome shotgun sequence:
- the LOC124789863 gene encoding cuticle protein 16.5-like, translating into MNTLIVLSAVLAVAVAKPGYLGAAPAAVVAPAAYAAPAVVAAPVHAGYAAYGPAPVAVRSDGYLADTPDVAVTKAAHLTAVAQTQARDAVVNGAAALAGHAAHAYAAHAYAAPAVAYAAPGPVAYAAPAAYAAPAAYAAPAAYAAPGALAAAAHLHAKAALLG; encoded by the exons ATGAACACCCTG ATCGTCCTGAGCGCCGTCCTGGCCGTCGCCGTGGCTAAGCCCGGCTACCTGGGTGCAGCCCCCGCCGCAGTCGTCGCCCCCgcggcctacgccgcccccgcggtGGTGGCCGCCCCCGTGCACGCCGGCTACGCCGCCTACGGCCCCGCCCCCGTCGCCGTGCGCTCCGACGGCTACCTGGCTGACACCCCTGACGTCGCCGTCACCAAGGCCGCCCACCTGACCGCCGTCGCCCAGACGCAGGCCCGTGACGCCGTTGTCAACGGCGCCGCCGCCCTGGCCGGCCACGCCGCCCACGCCTACGCCGCCCACGCTTACGCCGCCCCCGCCGTAGCGTACGCCGCTCCCGGTCCCGTGGCTTACGCCGCCCCCgctgcctacgccgcccccgctgcctacgccgcccccgctgccTACGCCGCCCCTGGCGCTCTCGCCGCTGCTGCCCACCTCCACGCTAAGGCTGCTCTGCTGGGCTGA